The genomic DNA acagccacattaaccccttcagtaccACCTGTAACTCACAGTGATGGTCTTCTCCCGCAGCCACTCAGGGTCTTTCTCGTCTTCGCTGTCCACCTCCATCTCCTGGGGTCTCAGTGGAAGGCAGGTGTCACTGTGGAAGTACAGGCGATTGTGGCCGCTGCTGTAGGTGCGCTGCTGCTCCACTTCACCGTCCTCGGACTCGTAGAATTCAGACATACCACCTTTTGTGCGTTTTGGCCTTTATTAAAAAGATTTGAAATCACATCGGTCATCTATCAAGACCCTACAGCAGAGCACCCATTACCCTCCTCCATACACTGCCAAATAAGAGGGGCGATGCAGTCACCTTTATGGGGTGACAATCTATAGGGTCAACGTTCACCTCCCCCAGTACCCAGCCCACATCTCTATCCGCAGCGCTCACCTGCACACAAGGATGTGGGTTATTGGCGTCCTCTTCACGGGTCCATTTCGGCTGAAGGCAAAGCCCGGCTGGCGGTGAATGTCCTGAGGGTTCCCAGCGTAGGATCCATCATAGCACTCATTGATCGACACATCAATTCGAGCCCCTTTTGGATGATACTAGAAGAGGAGCATAACAGGCGCCATAAAACAGCTTATCCAATGAGACATCGCCCACCCCCGCGGCCCCCCAGAAGCTGCAGGTCTCTGTAAATCAACATTACAAGACAACCCTCACACCAGACGGGAGATCCACGGTCACATGACTTCTTACAGGTTGTAACCCCAGTGAAGCTCCTGTGTGTGGGGTGGGGGGGAATCAGCCCGTTACCCTAGGACTGCCAGTATAATGGCCGTGGACTGCTCCAGGCTCGTCCTACCACGTAGTTGAAGATGAAGCGGCTGTGGCAGAGCTTCAGGTGCTTGAGGAGACTGTAGAGCTTGCGGCAGTTCAGCGTGCACCATGGACAATGTAGGTCGTCTCGGGCCTCCGTCTGCTGTCGCGTGTTGTTGTTGTACAGGAACTATGGAGACAGGGAAGCGCAGTGAGTCAGGACCCCCAGACCACGGACCACCCCACCTGATAACACAACCCATACCTGGTAGAATATGCGCAGCTTCTGCTTTGCCTCGGCAGCCGGGTCCTTGTCCCTCTTTGTCTGCATATCTGAGGACGGGGTCTCCTTTACAGCTGTAAATACACCAAGACATTGTCAGTGAGCGGCTGAAAGCCCGGCACAGCCTGGCGACCCGCGCCCCACCACGTTCAGTCTCACTAAGAGTGAACAACCCTATTAAAAACGGTGAACTAAAGCTAAACTTAGCGCAGGCCATTGTCCAGGGAGCTGAGGAAGGAGGGGGCGCCGGTCAGCTGGACCCCCAGTATCTCTAAATAACCCGTCAGCAACTTCAACATAAAGCACACTCAGAATAATGATGGGACATTCATCATAGAGCTGCGGACAACAGGAAACCCCCTGACAACCCTGCCGCACGTCCAGGTTATAGGTGGGCTGTCCCAGTAGAGGAAGCCGCCGTGTCTGAGCACGTGTCCAGCATTTACATGACAAGGAGAGGCTGCAGGGTGAGACCCGGACCAGTGACCCGGCCAGCCGCTAAACAACGCCAACAAGAAACCTCTCTGCCAGGGCCCCCCCTATTGATGCATTATAACGGTGTCGCTCTGTAGCACTGTAGGGGGGCAGCCTGGTGTGGCAGTGCGCTGACGGTCTGCACGGACAGGACGCTGATCCCGGCTGTTGTGTGAGCTCCAGGTCTGCAGGCGCCGTACACAGCGCAGTCCATGATGGACAGGACATCCCCTCTGACAGTCAAGACTCTGGATTACTGGACGGTGTAACGCAGCGTGCGATACACAACCCCAGGACTACAGAAATCACTGAAGCTGGAAGGAGTAGTGTCCTTTATAGGGATAaaccagcaccccccccccctccaatgaCACCCCAACTCTTACCTATAGTCTGTGTGGGCTTGACAGCCATAGATTTGTGCTCTTGGGGGACGCTATCAGAGTTGCGGGTTGCCAGAGGTTTAGCGATTGGTGCGGTGGATTTATCGGTCGAGTCGCTCGTCCATCGAAGAGTGAACTGTAGAGTTGGACCCTGGGAGAAGGTCTCAAACGGAGGCAGCCTCTGAAGAGACAGACACGACAGATGAGGAGTACTGGTGCCTAAAGAAGCTTATTCACAGATAATCATGGTGTATGTACAAGGACTGGCAGAGGCTCCACTGCTGGGGGAACATGGACCTGAAATAAGCCTTAAAATGACCCGTTATTACGTACCGTGTACACGAGGGAGGTACTCAGATGTCACGCCTATAGCACCTTCATACCCCAATGACCAAGCAGGCCGCTCTATATCCCCCTCCTCCACACCCGTCTTACCTTTCCATCTAATATGGTTTCCCACGTGGCCCTCTTCTTACTGACCGGACAGTCCTCCATCTCCTGCATGGCCACTTCATACTCTCCATCCAATAACTGCAGACGCCTGCAATGTGGAGGGTCAGACACTTACCACCCGCAGACCACGTACACGTCACGTCAACAAACCAGCGGCTAAAGCATCACCTGTTCTTGTCAAAcaccgtcatctgcgccacaaacaTCTTCTCATCATCCCTAGCGGAGGAGTTTCTTTTCCGCCTGGCCGGTGGATCGTCTGTGACTTCTAGAGGGTCCGAAAATACTGAATTATTACAGTAAAAAAGGTAGAAAAAACAATGAACCCCCATATTCCtgatttacatcctgtattatactccagagctgcactcactattctgctggtggagtcactgtgtacatacattacttatcctgtactaatcctgagttacatcctgtattatactccagagctgcactcactattctgttggtggagtcactgtgtacatacattacattacttatctgtactgatcctgagttatatcctgtattatactccagagctgcactcactattctgctggtggagtcactgtgtatatacattacattacttatcctgtactgatcctgagttacatcctgtattatactccagagctgcactcactattctgttggtggagtcactgtgtacatacattacattacttatcctgtactgatcctgagttacatcctgtattatactccagagctgcactcactattctgctggtgcagtcactgtgtacacacattacattacttatcctgtactgatcctgagttatatcctgtattatactccagagctgcactcactattctgctggtggagtcactgtgtatatacattacattacttatcctgtactgatcctgagttacatcctgtattatactccagagctgcactcactattctgttggtggagtcactgtgtacatacattacattacttatcctgtactgatccggagttacatcctgtattatactccagagctgcactcactattctgctggtggagtcactgtgtacatacattacattacttatcctgtactgatcctgagttacatcctgtattatactccagagctgcactcactattctgctggtggagtcactgtgtacatacattacttatcctgtactgatcctgagttatatcctgtattatactccagagctgcactcattctgctggtggagtcactgtgtacatacattacattacttatcctgtactgatcctgagttacatcctgtattatactccagagctgcactcactattctgctggtggagtcactgtgtacatacattacttatcctgtactgatcctgagttacatcctgtattatactccagagctgcactcactattctgctggtggagtcactgtgtgcatacattacattacttatcctgtactgatcctgagttacatcctgtattatactccagagctgcactcactattctgctggtggagtcactgtgtacatacattacattacttatcctgtgctgatcctgagttatatcctgtattatactccagagctgcactcactattctgctggtggagtcactgtgtacatacattacattacttatcctgtactgatcctgagttacatcctgtattatactccagagctgcactcactattctgcgggtggagtcactgtgtacatacattacattacttatcctgtactgatcctgagttacatcctgtattatactccagagctgcactcactattctgctggtggagtcactgtgtacatacattacattacttatcctgtactgatcctgagttacatcctgtattatactccagagctgcactcactattctgctggtggagtcactgtgtacatacattacattacttatcctgtactgatcctgagttacatcctgtattatactccagagctgcactcactattctgctggtggagtcactgtgtacatacattacattacttatcctgtactgatcctgagttacatcctgtattatactccagagctgcactcactattctgctggtggagtcactgtgtgcatacattacattacttatcctgtactgatcctgagttacatcctgtattatactccagagctgcactcactattctgctggtggagtcactgtgtacatacattacattacttatcctgtgctgatcctgagttatatcctgtattatactccagagctgcactcactattctgctggtggagtcactgtgtacatacattacattacttatcctgtactgatcctgagttacatcctgtattatactccagagctgcactcactattctgcgggtggagtcactgtgtacatacattacattacttatcctgtactgatcctgagttacatcctg from Rhinoderma darwinii isolate aRhiDar2 unplaced genomic scaffold, aRhiDar2.hap1 Scaffold_3972, whole genome shotgun sequence includes the following:
- the SUZ12 gene encoding polycomb protein SUZ12; its protein translation is MAPQKHGASSGPAGIGAHSSTAGGGAAMPPVKKPKMEQIQADHELFLQAFEKPTQIYRFLRTRNLIAPIFLHRTLTYMSHRNSRSNARRKTFKVNDLLSKVEKMRGDHETDSLSAHLQLTFTGFFHKSDKPAPNSENEQNSVSLEVLLVKVCHKKRKDVSCPIRQVPTGKKQVPLNPDLGQSKISIFPSLAVSSNEFEPSNSHMVKSYSLLFRVTRPGHRDFNGLTNGETNENIEVTDDPPARRKRNSSARDDEKMFVAQMTVFDKNRRLQLLDGEYEVAMQEMEDCPVSKKRATWETILDGKRLPPFETFSQGPTLQFTLRWTSDSTDKSTAPIAKPLATRNSDSVPQEHKSMAVKPTQTIAVKETPSSDMQTKRDKDPAAEAKQKLRIFYQFLYNNNTRQQTEARDDLHCPWCTLNCRKLYSLLKHLKLCHSRFIFNYVYHPKGARIDVSINECYDGSYAGNPQDIHRQPGFAFSRNGPVKRTPITHILVCRPKRTKGGMSEFYESEDGEVEQQRTYSSGHNRLYFHSDTCLPLRPQEMEVDSEDEKDPEWLREKTIT